In Oryza brachyantha chromosome 1, ObraRS2, whole genome shotgun sequence, the following are encoded in one genomic region:
- the LOC102723002 gene encoding probable NADPH:quinone oxidoreductase 1, protein MEAAAARPVIHVAAICGSLRKASYNAGLLRAAAEVCEESVPGLRVEHVDISGLPLLNTDLEIDGGFPPAVEAFRDKVRQADCFLFGSPEYNYSIATPLKNALDWASRGKNCWADKPAAIVSAGGGFGGGRSQYHLRQVGVFLDLHFINKPELFVKAFEQPLKFDSDGNLIDTDIQERIKQVLLSLQAFTLRLQKKD, encoded by the exons atggaggccgcggcggcgaggcccgtCATCCACGTCGCCGCCATCTGCGGCTCCCTCCGCAAGGCCTCCTACAACGCCGGTCTCCTCCGCGCCG CCGCGGAGGTGTGCGAGGAGTCCGTCCCGGGGCTGCGCGTCGAACACGTCGACATCTCCGGCCTGCCGCTGCTCAACACCGACCTCGAGATCGACGGCGGGTTCCCTCCCGCCGTCGAGGCCTTCCGCGACAAGGTCCGCCAGGCCGACTGCTTCCTCTTCGGGTCGCCCGAGTACAACTACTCCATCGCAA CCCCACTGAAGAATGCACTTGATTGGGCTTCTAGAGGGAAAAATTGCTGGGCAGACAAACCTGCTGCAATTGTCAGTGCAGGAGGTGGCTTTGGAGGGGGTAGATCGCAGTACCATCTTCGTCAGGTTGGTGTATTTTTAGATCTTCACTTCATCAACAAGCCAGAACTCTTTGTAAAAGCATTTGAGCAGCCTCTGAAGTTCGACAGCGATGGTAATTTGATTGATACGGATATCCAAGAACGGATCAAGCAAGTTCTCTTATCCCTACAGGCCTTTACACTCAGGCTGCAAAAGAAGGATTGA